From Cyprinus carpio isolate SPL01 chromosome A7, ASM1834038v1, whole genome shotgun sequence, a single genomic window includes:
- the LOC109045596 gene encoding F-box only protein 3-like, translating to MFNTGNKKQKAPLMHCSFIRSYEPFSILFSFFSGPNFTEWFTSYDNVVTGEYPIIRDQIFRYVHDKRCVATTGDITVSVSTSFLPELSSVHPPHFFFTYRIRIEMAKSALPESACQLDSRYWKITNANGNVEEVRGPGVVGEFPVMTPGKVHEYASCTTFSTTSEYMEGHYTFHRLKNKGDVFDVSIPRFHMVCPPFRESMSSVSEVSAPYGDENSSDTDDYEQGEMHGMNMADPGGCCPRHV from the exons ATGTTCAATACGGGTAACAAAAAGCAAAAGGCTCCATTAATGCATTGCAGTTTTATCAGATCATATGAACCCTTCTcaatcctcttttcttttttttcaggtccTAACTTTACTGAGTGGTTTACTTCCTATGATAATGTTGTAACAGGAGAATACCCCATTATTCGGGACCAGATCTTCAG GTATGTTCATGACAAGCGCTGTGTGGCAACCACTGGTGACATCACAGTATCAGTCTCTACCTCCTTCCTGCCAGAGCTCAGTTCAGTCCATCCGCCACACTTTTTCTTCACCTATAGAATCAG GATTGAGATGGCAAAGTCTGCCCTGCCAGAGAGTGCATGCCAGCTAGACAGTCGGTACTGGAAGATCACAAATGCAAACGGAAATGTGGAGGAGGTCCGTGGCCCTGGTGTTGTGG GCGAGTTTCCAGTGATGACACCTGGTAAAGTTCACGAGTATGCCAGCTGCACCACGTTTTCCACCACCTCTGAGTACATGGAAGGACACTACACATTCCACAGGCTCAAGAATAAAGGGGACGTGTTTGACGTTTCAATCCCACGCTTCCACATGGTGTGCCCACCATTCCGTGAATCAATG AGCTCAGTCAGTGAGGTGTCTGCTCCTTACGGTGATGAGAATTCATCGGACACAGATGACTATGAGCAGGGAGAAATGCATGGCATGAACATGGCTGACCCGGGAGGATGCTGCCCTCGGCATGTCTGA